In Gemmatimonadaceae bacterium, a single window of DNA contains:
- a CDS encoding PD40 domain-containing protein, producing MTALVAIPLHDAGAQYFGRNKVQYDKLDFRILPTDHFRIHFYPAESLATADVARLAERWYARHKALLHHEFSGNPLIFYSDPPDFQQSNVIEGEISQGTGGVTEGLRERVIMPFTGSYAETDHVLGHELVHVFQYRIAAESKGGLRSVANIPLWLIEGMAEYLSLGRVDPNTAMWLRDALRRNDLPTLTQLTRDPRYFPYRYGQALWAYIGARFGDDAVNRVFRAALEQGWEKGVATSLGVSTDSLSRQWHDAIRAAYGPAVRERTAPDRVGRAVALAGGRGEQNISPAVSPDGRYVAYFSSRGLFGMDLYLAEVETGRVLQQLTSVTTNAHFDQLSFLSSAGTWSPDGAKLAFVVYAQGDNEIDVMDVASRRIEKRIRVRGVGAMADPAWSPDGRQLAFTGYKGGLSDLYLHDLANGQTRQLTNDREAQLQPSWNPDGRSLAFVTDAGPETDFAQMRFGETRLAIMDVAAARIQLLPRFGTGKHVNPRYTPDGTALLFVSDQDGVSDLYRLNLASGEVRRVTRIATGVSGITALSPALSVARNGTVLLSVFDQQGYSIRALAAAETLGEPVTAESQRTAGILPPVQGRAALVDESLEQVTDGLPLRAPTATVPYKSSLRLDYIGGPQLGIGVGGGYGTGVSGGVALSFSDELGNRNVQAVLQAQGDVKDLGGQVLYLNRENRWNWGGQAYHIPMAGGFATYDDATFNIDGQDVPGTIYRQEIQRVFYDNAQAIAQYPLSATRRFEFSLGAQRIGFDRQVDSLYIVGDQVLREVRGSAPAGQALTFGTATAAFVGDYSFFGFTSPVAGGRYRFELSPSVGTINYATALADFRRYFLARPVTLAFRGMHFGRYGAGAESDRMQPLFVGQPYLIRGYDPSSFDASECIGGSPANDCPAFNRLAGSRIGVANVELRIPLFGTRQFGLINLPFLPTEVSPFVDAGYAWNKGDKLDFRFDRSTSDRVPVFSAGFSVRANLLGYAIGEFYWAHPFQRPEKNWVFGFQLQPGW from the coding sequence CTGACGGCGCTCGTCGCCATCCCCCTTCACGACGCCGGCGCGCAGTACTTCGGTCGCAACAAGGTGCAATACGACAAGCTCGACTTCCGTATTCTGCCGACCGATCACTTCCGCATCCACTTCTACCCCGCCGAATCGCTCGCCACCGCTGACGTTGCGCGGCTCGCCGAGCGCTGGTACGCGCGACACAAGGCGCTGTTGCACCATGAGTTCAGCGGCAACCCGCTGATCTTCTACTCCGACCCGCCCGACTTCCAGCAGTCGAACGTGATCGAGGGCGAGATCTCGCAGGGGACCGGCGGTGTCACCGAAGGGCTGCGTGAGCGCGTCATCATGCCCTTCACCGGCAGCTACGCCGAGACGGACCACGTCCTTGGCCACGAACTGGTGCACGTGTTCCAGTACCGAATCGCCGCGGAGTCAAAAGGCGGTCTGCGGTCAGTGGCCAACATCCCGCTGTGGCTCATCGAGGGCATGGCGGAGTACCTGAGCCTCGGTCGCGTCGACCCCAACACGGCCATGTGGCTGCGTGATGCGCTGCGGCGCAACGATCTGCCCACGCTCACGCAGCTCACGCGCGATCCGCGCTACTTCCCGTATCGCTACGGTCAGGCGCTGTGGGCCTACATCGGTGCACGCTTCGGAGACGACGCGGTGAATCGCGTCTTTCGGGCGGCGCTGGAGCAGGGATGGGAAAAGGGCGTGGCGACCTCACTCGGCGTGTCGACGGATTCGCTCAGCCGGCAGTGGCACGATGCCATTCGCGCGGCCTACGGCCCTGCGGTGCGTGAACGTACGGCGCCGGATCGCGTCGGGCGCGCCGTCGCGCTTGCCGGTGGTCGCGGGGAACAGAACATCTCGCCGGCGGTGAGTCCCGACGGGCGGTACGTCGCGTACTTCTCGAGTCGCGGGCTCTTCGGCATGGACCTCTACCTCGCCGAGGTGGAGACCGGGCGCGTGTTGCAGCAGCTCACGTCGGTCACCACCAACGCCCACTTCGATCAGCTGAGCTTTCTCAGCTCCGCGGGCACCTGGTCGCCGGACGGCGCGAAGCTGGCGTTCGTGGTGTATGCACAGGGCGACAACGAGATCGACGTGATGGACGTGGCCTCGCGTCGCATCGAGAAGCGAATCAGGGTGCGCGGCGTGGGCGCGATGGCCGATCCGGCGTGGAGCCCCGATGGGCGACAGCTCGCGTTCACCGGGTACAAGGGCGGCCTGTCGGATCTCTACCTGCACGACCTGGCGAACGGTCAGACGCGCCAGCTCACGAACGATCGCGAGGCGCAACTGCAGCCCTCGTGGAACCCCGACGGGCGCTCGCTCGCCTTCGTGACCGACGCCGGCCCCGAGACCGACTTCGCGCAGATGCGCTTTGGTGAGACGCGGCTCGCCATCATGGACGTGGCGGCGGCGAGGATTCAGCTGCTGCCCCGATTCGGAACCGGGAAACACGTCAACCCACGCTACACACCGGATGGCACAGCGCTGCTGTTCGTCTCCGACCAGGACGGCGTGAGCGACCTGTATCGGCTGAACCTGGCCAGCGGTGAGGTGCGCCGGGTGACGCGGATCGCGACCGGCGTCTCGGGGATCACCGCGCTTTCGCCTGCGCTCTCCGTCGCCCGCAACGGCACCGTCCTGTTGTCGGTGTTTGATCAGCAGGGCTACAGCATTCGCGCCCTCGCAGCCGCCGAGACGCTGGGAGAGCCCGTCACCGCCGAGTCCCAGAGGACGGCGGGAATCCTCCCGCCGGTGCAGGGCCGGGCCGCGCTCGTCGACGAGAGCCTCGAGCAGGTGACCGACGGACTGCCGCTTCGCGCGCCGACGGCGACCGTGCCGTACAAGTCCAGCCTCAGGCTGGACTACATCGGCGGGCCGCAGCTCGGCATTGGCGTGGGCGGAGGATACGGCACGGGCGTCTCCGGTGGCGTTGCGCTCTCCTTCTCTGACGAACTCGGGAACCGCAACGTGCAGGCCGTCCTGCAGGCGCAGGGCGATGTCAAGGATCTCGGCGGGCAGGTGCTGTACCTCAATCGCGAGAACCGGTGGAACTGGGGCGGGCAGGCGTACCACATCCCCATGGCCGGTGGTTTCGCGACCTATGACGATGCCACGTTCAACATCGACGGCCAGGATGTGCCTGGCACGATCTACCGGCAGGAGATCCAGCGCGTCTTCTACGACAACGCGCAGGCCATCGCCCAGTACCCGCTCTCAGCCACGCGACGGTTCGAGTTCAGCCTCGGCGCCCAGCGGATCGGCTTCGATCGACAGGTGGACTCGCTGTATATCGTTGGGGATCAGGTGTTGCGAGAGGTGCGTGGGTCCGCGCCGGCCGGCCAGGCACTCACCTTCGGCACGGCCACCGCGGCGTTCGTGGGCGACTACTCGTTCTTCGGCTTCACCTCGCCGGTTGCCGGTGGCCGCTATCGCTTCGAGCTGTCGCCCAGCGTCGGTACCATCAACTACGCGACGGCGCTAGCCGACTTCCGGCGCTACTTCCTGGCACGGCCGGTGACGCTCGCGTTCCGTGGCATGCATTTCGGCCGGTACGGCGCGGGGGCGGAGAGCGATCGCATGCAACCCCTCTTCGTCGGGCAACCCTACCTCATCCGCGGTTACGACCCGTCGAGCTTTGACGCAAGCGAGTGCATCGGTGGATCGCCCGCGAACGACTGCCCGGCCTTCAACCGACTTGCCGGCAGCCGCATCGGCGTGGCGAACGTGGAACTCCGCATCCCGCTCTTCGGCACAAGGCAGTTCGGGTTGATCAACCTCCCATTCCTGCCCACCGAGGTGTCGCCGTTCGTGGATGCCGGCTATGCGTGGAACAAGGGCGACAAGCTGGACTTCCGCTTCGACCGGAGCACGAGCGACCGCGTACCGGTGTTCAGTGCCGGGTTCTCCGTTCGCGCCAACTTGTTAGGCTACGCCATCGGCGAGTTCTACTGGGCACACCCGTTCCAGCGCCCGGAAAAGAACTGGGTGTTCGGCTTCCAGCTGCAGCCGGGCTGGTAG